One window of Medicago truncatula cultivar Jemalong A17 chromosome 2, MtrunA17r5.0-ANR, whole genome shotgun sequence genomic DNA carries:
- the LOC11445883 gene encoding lipase, translating into MGKTWWCLIFVTWLCLFAFSDGRELKTRHTSHLAQYNHTLATILVEYASAVYLSDLTQLFTWTCSRCGDLTKGFEIIELVVDVEHCLQAFVGVADDPRAIIIAFRGTNEHSLQNWIEDLYWKQHEINYPDMDDAMVHRGFYTAYHNTTIRPAVLGAVERAKKFYGDIPIIALGHSMGGAMAAFCGLDLTVNKQEKNVQVMTFGQPRIGNGVFVSLYSKLVPNTIRVTNDHDIVPHLPPYYYYLPQKTYQHFPREVWLYNIGLGSLVYRVEKICDGSGEDPSCSRSVSGNSITDHLVYYGVDMGSDDPQSCRIVMNSDVPSTSSIRDSRGNFILSRNPTSSLLKLSTEFDNKEKAVNVY; encoded by the exons ATGGGCAAAACTTGGTGGTGCTTGATTTTTGTTACCTGGTTATGTCTTTTTGCGTTTTCAGATGGCAGAG AACTCAAGACCAGGCATACGAGTCATCTTGCGCAGTATAATCATACACTTGCTACCATATTAGTGGAATATGCTTCTGCG GTATACTTGTCAGATTTGACTCAACTTTTTACTTGGACGTGCTCTAGATGTGGCGACTTGACCAAG GGATTTGAAATTATAGAGTTGGTTGTTGACGTCGAGCATTGCTTACAG GCATTTGTTGGAGTAGCCGATGATCCGCGTGCTATAATCATTGCATTCAGAGGAACTAATGAACACag TTTACAGAACTGGATTGAAGATTTATATTGGAAACAGCATGAAATAAATTATCCAGATATGGACGATGCAATG GTACATCGTGGTTTTTATACTGCATACCATAATACAACAATACGCCCTGCAGTTTTAGGGGCTGTTGAAAGAGCGAAGAAGTTTTATGGAGATATTCCAATTATAGCGTTAGGACATTCTATGGGCGGAGCAATGGCTGCGTTTTGTGGACTTGATTTAACG gtaaataaacaagaaaaaaatgtcCAGGTTATGACATTTGGACAACCTCGTATTGGGAATGGTGTTTTTGTATCTCTCTACAGCAAACTAGTTCCAAATACAATCCGAGTTACAAATGACCATGATATTGTTCCCCATTTGCCTCCATACTATTATTATTTACCACAGAAGACATACCAGCACTTTCCGAGAGAG GTATGGCTTTATAACATTGGATTAGGTAGTCTGGTGTACAGGGTTGAGAAGATTTGTGATGGATCTGGTGAGGATCCATCTTGCAGCAG GTCAGTGAGTGGGAATAGCATCACAGACCACCTAGTCTATTATGGCGTTGACATGGGATCAGATGATCCACAATCATGCAGAATCGTTATGAATTCTGACGTTCCGAGTACTAGCAGCATCAGAGATTCAAGAGGAAACTTCATCTTATCTAGAAATCCTACAAGTTCCCTTCTCAAATTGAGTACAGAGTTTGACAATAAGGAAAAGGCCGTTAATGTCTATTGA
- the LOC11441860 gene encoding ISWI chromatin-remodeling complex ATPase CHR11 isoform X1: protein MAKLSKQQPSSDEEPVNSLSEEEQVNEEINEEEDQEELEAVARAVSSDDDDEVAGENPPDSDADVAGEDGDDDGEGEGGPEISKREKERLREMQKLKKQKVQEILDAQNAAIEADMNNRGKGRLKYLLQQTELFAHFAKGDQSSQKKSKGSGRHASKVTEEEEDEEYLKGEEDGVSNTRLVTQPSCIQGKMRDYQLAGLNWLIRLYENGINGILADEMGLGKTLQTISLMGYLHEFRGIKGPHMVVAPKSTLGNWMNEIRRFCPILRAVKFLGNPEERRHIREDLLVAGKFDVCVTSFEMAIKEKSTLRRFSWRYIIIDEAHRIKNENSLLSKTMRIYNTNYRLLITGTPLQNNLHELWSLLNFLLPEIFSSAETFDEWFQISGENDQQEVVQQLHKVLRPFLLRRLKSDVEKGLPPKKETILKVGMSQLQKQYYKALLQKDLEVVNAGGERKRLLNIAMQLRKCCNHPYLFQGAEPGPPYTTGDHLITSAGKMVLLDKLLPKLKERDSRVLIFSQMTRLLDILEDYLMFRGYQYCRIDGNTGGDDRDASIDAFNKPGSEKFVFLLSTRAGGLGINLATADVVILYDSDWNPQVDLQAQDRAHRIGQKKEVQVFRFCTEYTIEEKVIERAYKKLALDALVIQQGRLAEQKTVNKDELLQMVRFGAEMVFSSKDSTITDEDIDRIIAKGEEATAELDAKMKKFTEDAIKFKMDDTAELYDFDDAKDENKFDFKKIVSENWVEPTRRERKRNYSESEYFKQTMRQGGPSKPKEPRIPRMPQLHDFQFFNTPRLSELYEKEVRYLMQTHQKNQVKDSIDVDEPEEVGDQLTAEEMEEKERLLEEGFSSWSRKDFNTFLRACEKYGRNDIQSIASEMEGKTEEEVERYAKVFKERYKELNDYDRIIKNIERGEARISRKDEIMKAIGKKLDRYKNPWLELKVQYGQNKGKLYNEECDRFMICMVHKLGYGNWDELKAAFRTSPLFRFDWFVKSRTTQELARRCDTLIRLVEKENQEYDERERQARKEKKLAKNMTPTKRALARQTESPSSAKKRKQSTMDDYASTGKRRK, encoded by the exons ATGGCGAAACTGTCGAAGCAACAACCTTCTTCCGACGAAGAACCGGTGAACTCTTTGTCGGAGGAAGAGCAAGTGAATGAAGAGATCAACGAAGAAGAAGATCAAGAGGAGTTGGAAGCTGTTGCTCGTGCTGTTAGTtccgatgatgatgatgaagtcGCTGGGGAAAATCCTCCGGATTCTGATGCAGATGTTGCTGGtgaagatggtgatgatgatggagag GGAGAAGGTGGTCCTGAAATAAGCAAACGCGAGAAGGAGAGATTGCGAGAAATGCAAAAACTGAAGAAACAGAAAGTTCAAGAGATATTAGATGCTCAAAATGCGGCCATTGAAGCTGACATG AATAATAGAGGAAAGGGGCGATTGAAGTATCTCTTACAGCAGACTGAGCTGTTTGCCCATTTTGCAAAAGGTGACCAATCATCTCAAAAGAAGTCAAAAGGAAG TGGTCGCCATGCGTCAAAAGTGactgaagaagaggaagatgaagagtACCTGAAAGGAGAAGAAGACGGTGTTTCAAACACTCGTCTGGTGACACAACCATCAT GTATTCAAGGGAAGATGAGGGATTACCAATTGGCTGGACTAAACTGGCTCATTCGATTGTATGAAAATGGAATAAATGGAATTCTGGCCGATGAGATG GGGCTTGGTAAAACATTGCAAACTATATCTTTAATGGGTTACTTGCATGAGTTCAGAGGAATTAAAGGCCCTCATATGGTGGTTGCCCCAAAATCAACTCTTGGAAATTGGATGAATGAGATTCGTCGCTTTTGTCCTATTCTGCGTGCCGTAAAATTCCTTGGCAACCCTGAAGAAAGG AGACATATAAGAGAGGACTTATTGGTTGCTGGAAAGTTTGACGTTTGCGTTACAAGTTTTGAAATGGCTATCAAGGAGAAGTCCACTTTACGTCGATTTAGTTGGCGCTACATAATTATCGATGAAGCTCATAGAATCAAGAACGAGAATTCATTGCTCTCTAAAACAATGAGGATTTACAATACAAACTATCGCCTCCTTATCACTGGTACACCGCTTCAG AATAATCTTCATGAACTTTGGTCTCTTCTCAACTTTCTTCTGCCTGAAATTTTTAGTTCTGCTGAAACCTTTGATGAGTGGTTTCAAATCTCTGGTGAAAATGACCAACAGGAGGTTGTGCAGCAATTACACAAG GTCCTCCGGCCATTTCTTCTTCGAAGGTTGAAGTCAGATGTTGAGAAAGGGTTGCCACCGAAAAAAGAAACTATTCTTAAAGTGGGCATGTCACAATTGcagaaacaatattataaagCATTACTGCAGAAGGATCTCGAGGTTGTCAATGCTGGCGGAGAACGGAAGCGTCTCCTGAATATAGCTATGCAACTGCGCAAATGTTGTAATCATCCATATCTTTTCCAAGGTGCTGAACCTGGTCCTCCTTATACAACAGGAGATCATCTCATTACCAGTGCTG GTAAAATGGTTCTTTTGGATAAGTTGCTTCCTAAATTAAAAGAGCGTGATTCTAGGGTCCTTATATTTTCACAG ATGACTAGGCTGTTAGACATACTTGAAGATTATTTGATGTTCCGTGGATATCAATATTGTCGCATAGATGGCAATACTGGTGGGGATGATCGTGATGCCTCCATTGATGCTTTCAACAAACCGGGAAGTGAGAAATTTGTCTTCTTGTTATCAACTCGAGCCGGAGGTCTTGGTATTAATCTTGCTACTGCTGATGTCGTCATTCTGTATGATAGTGACTG GAACCCACAAGTTGACTTGCAGGCTCAAGATCGTGCTCATAGGATAGGTCAGAAGAAAGAAGTTCAAGTTTTCCGTTTTTGCACTGAG TATACGATTGAGGAGAAAGTCATTGAAAGAGCTTACAAAAAGCTTGCACTTGATGCTTTGGTGATTCAACAGGGGCGATTGGCTGAGCAGAAGA CGGTAAATAAAGATGAGTTACTTCAAATGGTTAGATTTGGAGCTGAAATGGTTTTCAGTTCCAAGGATAGTACAATTACAGACGAGGATATTGATAGAATTATTGCCAAAGGAGAAGAGGCAACTGCGGAGCTTGATGCCAAGATGAAGAAATTTACAGAAGATGCAATCAAATTTAAGATGGATGACA CTGCTGAGTTATACGATTTTGATGATGCTAAG GATGAGAACAAGTttgatttcaaaaaaattgtgagTGAAAACTGGGTTGAACCAACAAGAAGGGAGCGGAAGCGCAA TTACTCGGAGTCTGAATACTTCAAGCAAACCATGCGACAAGGTGGTCCTTCTAAACCAAAGGAGCCCCGCATTCCTAGAATGCCACAGTT GCATGATTTCCAGTTTTTCAACACACCGAGATTGAGTGAGTTGTATGAAAAGGAAGTACGCTATCTCATG CAAACCCATCAGAAGAATCAGGTGAAGGACTCGATAGATGTTGATGAACCAGAAG AGGTAGGAGATCAATTGACCGCTGAAGAGATGGAAGAAAAGGAGCGCCTGCTAGAAGAG GGATTTTCATCATGGAGCCGAAAAGATTTTAACACCTTCCTCAGGGCCTGTGAGAAATATGGTCGAAATGATATACAAAGTATTGCCTCTGAGATGGAAGGAAAAACTGAGGAGGAAGTTGAAAGATATGCAAAGGTCTTCAAAGAAAGATACAAGGAATTAAATG ATTATGATAGAATTATCAAAAACATCGAGAGGGGGGAGGCTAGAATTTCTCGGAAGGATGAGATCATGAAAGCTATCGGAAAGAAATTGGACCGCTACAAGAATCCTTGGCTAGAGTTGAAGGTACAGTATGGGCAAAACAAAGGGAAGCTATACAATGAAGAATGTGACCGATTCATG ATATGCATGGTTCACAAACTTGGCTATGGGAACTGGGATGAGTTGAAGGCAGCGTTTCGAACATCACCCTTGTTTAGATTTGATTGGTTTGTTAAGTCTCGCACAACACAGGAACTTGCAAGGAGGTGCGACACCCTCATTCGGTTGGTAGAAAAGGAAAACCAAGAATACGATGAGAGGGAGAGACAAGCTCGCAAAGAAAAGAAACTTGCCAAG AACATGACTCCGACAAAGCGGGCTTTGGCAAGACAAACTGAGAGTCCATCTTCTGCTAAGAAGCGGAAGCAGTCAACTATGGATGATTATGCTAGCACG GGGAAGAGGAGAAAATAA
- the LOC11441860 gene encoding ISWI chromatin-remodeling complex ATPase CHR11 isoform X2 — translation MAKLSKQQPSSDEEPVNSLSEEEQVNEEINEEEDQEELEAVARAVSSDDDDEVAGENPPDSDADVAGEDGDDDGEGEGGPEISKREKERLREMQKLKKQKVQEILDAQNAAIEADMNNRGKGRLKYLLQQTELFAHFAKGDQSSQKKSKGSGRHASKVTEEEEDEEYLKGEEDGVSNTRLVTQPSCIQGKMRDYQLAGLNWLIRLYENGINGILADEMGLGKTLQTISLMGYLHEFRGIKGPHMVVAPKSTLGNWMNEIRRFCPILRAVKFLGNPEERRHIREDLLVAGKFDVCVTSFEMAIKEKSTLRRFSWRYIIIDEAHRIKNENSLLSKTMRIYNTNYRLLITGTPLQNNLHELWSLLNFLLPEIFSSAETFDEWFQISGENDQQEVVQQLHKVLRPFLLRRLKSDVEKGLPPKKETILKVGMSQLQKQYYKALLQKDLEVVNAGGERKRLLNIAMQLRKCCNHPYLFQGAEPGPPYTTGDHLITSAGKMVLLDKLLPKLKERDSRVLIFSQMTRLLDILEDYLMFRGYQYCRIDGNTGGDDRDASIDAFNKPGSEKFVFLLSTRAGGLGINLATADVVILYDSDWNPQVDLQAQDRAHRIGQKKEVQVFRFCTEYTIEEKVIERAYKKLALDALVIQQGRLAEQKTVNKDELLQMVRFGAEMVFSSKDSTITDEDIDRIIAKGEEATAELDAKMKKFTEDAIKFKMDDTAELYDFDDKDENKFDFKKIVSENWVEPTRRERKRNYSESEYFKQTMRQGGPSKPKEPRIPRMPQLHDFQFFNTPRLSELYEKEVRYLMQTHQKNQVKDSIDVDEPEEVGDQLTAEEMEEKERLLEEGFSSWSRKDFNTFLRACEKYGRNDIQSIASEMEGKTEEEVERYAKVFKERYKELNDYDRIIKNIERGEARISRKDEIMKAIGKKLDRYKNPWLELKVQYGQNKGKLYNEECDRFMICMVHKLGYGNWDELKAAFRTSPLFRFDWFVKSRTTQELARRCDTLIRLVEKENQEYDERERQARKEKKLAKNMTPTKRALARQTESPSSAKKRKQSTMDDYASTGKRRK, via the exons ATGGCGAAACTGTCGAAGCAACAACCTTCTTCCGACGAAGAACCGGTGAACTCTTTGTCGGAGGAAGAGCAAGTGAATGAAGAGATCAACGAAGAAGAAGATCAAGAGGAGTTGGAAGCTGTTGCTCGTGCTGTTAGTtccgatgatgatgatgaagtcGCTGGGGAAAATCCTCCGGATTCTGATGCAGATGTTGCTGGtgaagatggtgatgatgatggagag GGAGAAGGTGGTCCTGAAATAAGCAAACGCGAGAAGGAGAGATTGCGAGAAATGCAAAAACTGAAGAAACAGAAAGTTCAAGAGATATTAGATGCTCAAAATGCGGCCATTGAAGCTGACATG AATAATAGAGGAAAGGGGCGATTGAAGTATCTCTTACAGCAGACTGAGCTGTTTGCCCATTTTGCAAAAGGTGACCAATCATCTCAAAAGAAGTCAAAAGGAAG TGGTCGCCATGCGTCAAAAGTGactgaagaagaggaagatgaagagtACCTGAAAGGAGAAGAAGACGGTGTTTCAAACACTCGTCTGGTGACACAACCATCAT GTATTCAAGGGAAGATGAGGGATTACCAATTGGCTGGACTAAACTGGCTCATTCGATTGTATGAAAATGGAATAAATGGAATTCTGGCCGATGAGATG GGGCTTGGTAAAACATTGCAAACTATATCTTTAATGGGTTACTTGCATGAGTTCAGAGGAATTAAAGGCCCTCATATGGTGGTTGCCCCAAAATCAACTCTTGGAAATTGGATGAATGAGATTCGTCGCTTTTGTCCTATTCTGCGTGCCGTAAAATTCCTTGGCAACCCTGAAGAAAGG AGACATATAAGAGAGGACTTATTGGTTGCTGGAAAGTTTGACGTTTGCGTTACAAGTTTTGAAATGGCTATCAAGGAGAAGTCCACTTTACGTCGATTTAGTTGGCGCTACATAATTATCGATGAAGCTCATAGAATCAAGAACGAGAATTCATTGCTCTCTAAAACAATGAGGATTTACAATACAAACTATCGCCTCCTTATCACTGGTACACCGCTTCAG AATAATCTTCATGAACTTTGGTCTCTTCTCAACTTTCTTCTGCCTGAAATTTTTAGTTCTGCTGAAACCTTTGATGAGTGGTTTCAAATCTCTGGTGAAAATGACCAACAGGAGGTTGTGCAGCAATTACACAAG GTCCTCCGGCCATTTCTTCTTCGAAGGTTGAAGTCAGATGTTGAGAAAGGGTTGCCACCGAAAAAAGAAACTATTCTTAAAGTGGGCATGTCACAATTGcagaaacaatattataaagCATTACTGCAGAAGGATCTCGAGGTTGTCAATGCTGGCGGAGAACGGAAGCGTCTCCTGAATATAGCTATGCAACTGCGCAAATGTTGTAATCATCCATATCTTTTCCAAGGTGCTGAACCTGGTCCTCCTTATACAACAGGAGATCATCTCATTACCAGTGCTG GTAAAATGGTTCTTTTGGATAAGTTGCTTCCTAAATTAAAAGAGCGTGATTCTAGGGTCCTTATATTTTCACAG ATGACTAGGCTGTTAGACATACTTGAAGATTATTTGATGTTCCGTGGATATCAATATTGTCGCATAGATGGCAATACTGGTGGGGATGATCGTGATGCCTCCATTGATGCTTTCAACAAACCGGGAAGTGAGAAATTTGTCTTCTTGTTATCAACTCGAGCCGGAGGTCTTGGTATTAATCTTGCTACTGCTGATGTCGTCATTCTGTATGATAGTGACTG GAACCCACAAGTTGACTTGCAGGCTCAAGATCGTGCTCATAGGATAGGTCAGAAGAAAGAAGTTCAAGTTTTCCGTTTTTGCACTGAG TATACGATTGAGGAGAAAGTCATTGAAAGAGCTTACAAAAAGCTTGCACTTGATGCTTTGGTGATTCAACAGGGGCGATTGGCTGAGCAGAAGA CGGTAAATAAAGATGAGTTACTTCAAATGGTTAGATTTGGAGCTGAAATGGTTTTCAGTTCCAAGGATAGTACAATTACAGACGAGGATATTGATAGAATTATTGCCAAAGGAGAAGAGGCAACTGCGGAGCTTGATGCCAAGATGAAGAAATTTACAGAAGATGCAATCAAATTTAAGATGGATGACA CTGCTGAGTTATACGATTTTGATGAT AAGGATGAGAACAAGTttgatttcaaaaaaattgtgagTGAAAACTGGGTTGAACCAACAAGAAGGGAGCGGAAGCGCAA TTACTCGGAGTCTGAATACTTCAAGCAAACCATGCGACAAGGTGGTCCTTCTAAACCAAAGGAGCCCCGCATTCCTAGAATGCCACAGTT GCATGATTTCCAGTTTTTCAACACACCGAGATTGAGTGAGTTGTATGAAAAGGAAGTACGCTATCTCATG CAAACCCATCAGAAGAATCAGGTGAAGGACTCGATAGATGTTGATGAACCAGAAG AGGTAGGAGATCAATTGACCGCTGAAGAGATGGAAGAAAAGGAGCGCCTGCTAGAAGAG GGATTTTCATCATGGAGCCGAAAAGATTTTAACACCTTCCTCAGGGCCTGTGAGAAATATGGTCGAAATGATATACAAAGTATTGCCTCTGAGATGGAAGGAAAAACTGAGGAGGAAGTTGAAAGATATGCAAAGGTCTTCAAAGAAAGATACAAGGAATTAAATG ATTATGATAGAATTATCAAAAACATCGAGAGGGGGGAGGCTAGAATTTCTCGGAAGGATGAGATCATGAAAGCTATCGGAAAGAAATTGGACCGCTACAAGAATCCTTGGCTAGAGTTGAAGGTACAGTATGGGCAAAACAAAGGGAAGCTATACAATGAAGAATGTGACCGATTCATG ATATGCATGGTTCACAAACTTGGCTATGGGAACTGGGATGAGTTGAAGGCAGCGTTTCGAACATCACCCTTGTTTAGATTTGATTGGTTTGTTAAGTCTCGCACAACACAGGAACTTGCAAGGAGGTGCGACACCCTCATTCGGTTGGTAGAAAAGGAAAACCAAGAATACGATGAGAGGGAGAGACAAGCTCGCAAAGAAAAGAAACTTGCCAAG AACATGACTCCGACAAAGCGGGCTTTGGCAAGACAAACTGAGAGTCCATCTTCTGCTAAGAAGCGGAAGCAGTCAACTATGGATGATTATGCTAGCACG GGGAAGAGGAGAAAATAA
- the LOC11445634 gene encoding caldesmon, with amino-acid sequence MGCGKSKHDVASDNTTILQRKKSSVTFKENETETKDINNNVDNTSSAAEEQKEIESVKEAGVEENKDDAAKDVKDGEAMEKINDEGKKEEDVVEEPSAEVEKKDDHASIKNDEKINADGAADTEEEKKLAEENEKKDVVAQEETSAKEEVVENTNVSASEAEAEAGGENN; translated from the exons atggGTTGTGGAAAATCTAAACATGATGTTGCTTCAGATAACACCACCATCCTCCAACGCAAGAAATCTAGCGTCACCTTCAAAGAAAATGAGACAGAAACCAAAGACATAAACAATAATGTTGACAATACAAGTTCAGCTGCTGAGGAACAAAAGGAAATTGAAAGTGTCAAAGAGGCAGGTGTTGAAGAAAATAAGGACGATGCAGCTAAGGATGTTAAAGACGGTGAAGCtatggagaaaataaatgaTGAAGGAAAGAAAGAGGAGGATGTTGTGGAGGAACCTTCTGCTGAAGTTGAGAAAAAAGATGACCATGCATCGATAAAGAATGACGAGAAAATCAATGCTGATGGTGCTGCTGATactgaagaagagaaaaaattggccgaagaaaatgaaaaaa AGGATGTGGTTGCACAGGAAGAGACTTCGGCTAAGGAAGAAGTTGTCGAAAACACAAATGTTTCAGCCTCTGAAGCTGAAGCTGAAGCTGGAGGTGAAAATAATTAA